A window of Calliopsis andreniformis isolate RMS-2024a chromosome 3, iyCalAndr_principal, whole genome shotgun sequence contains these coding sequences:
- the LOC143176975 gene encoding uncharacterized protein LOC143176975 isoform X1 encodes MFDELARRGNGYSDHVVLPTVLQKRLSLVSHRGSIFGQYCTDMSKSQQEEAMTDQSRVESIVEVVVADEITREKENNIYETLESSQQEDRTDCTIEEKPYRRESNRLTPLRYNRRCRNADRPLSGSSVASSTSSSGCSNQGNTCNVNPYLASVESLADTCASSQGSGDSGVVTVSESNCRIGNDGSGQRRNSAEEDPLLYKPRYCDPHRNPMERVLLEIVDTEAIYVEHLRQIIQGYLIFWRNDPASFAHQMQLSDLFSNIEDIFEFNREFLKEIEKCGLDPVCMANTFIKHNSGFKVYTEYCTNYPRTVSVLTDLMGQEETAHAFRERQAALGHALPLGSFLLKPVQRILKYHLLLENLSKEYGADCELRENEAEGRKAIEEALAAMTGIAKHINAMKRRHEHAVRVQEIQSLLYGWPGPDLTTSGELVAEGRFRMRGAKAPRHAFLFDRMLLLTKKKEDGLLVYKAHIMCSNLMLIESIPGEPLSFHVIPFDNPRLQYTLQARNLEQKREWTLQIKRVILENYNAVIPSHARQLVLQLGQTQPEDDALADKGSAKKQYSAPPEYLEKRKQERERRRSETGLRQRFKKNGRKSETTNEDSPASPRKNQNEDSINDRDQGLRTSDGRGSKVKDRFTGWRRKSEPGFQSYVSLNQSDEEQKEDTCDTGSATVETECAITENDHHPCNSPTYETKENTEQQSQAQTVEEIVGHILMQNQEFQKLLEKQRTNSILNVRQQQRFNKRISADTSDDSDSENVNYITEKANNNRMLSRARITQRDRLVTTNNTWNSLSSSRDHQPALQLFYDNLNKKESNKLAENSLKNKINRVQEKKALFEAFKKQSIVTESKIIKTALRIRENSTSKSDEPVLTPTSKESNAQIVENDNEISVNGDCLCPENSQEITESNKGFGNYDNLQHVWEGLQEEKDIDGNDSPTRPAVWLTKRCEGLPTSPQKCGSLPRSFQINPNSNQNVTKTRFLQRDGKPMSERPFTIASDKPAEINLEDMERYASSCQPQGRIAKFPTSASTSTSTFFCSLDETLTDAYSEIHMSSTNTNIHPDHKIYRANVSGSAIFKNVLSKAGNRLQGLRNTMSTETLECSEELERTKYFRSLSTGKSKKKSKLKHSREASSDVEELVGCAARGTSDQRILSLYYKQGSARLGARIAQSDYADPTILFSESKRLGQMANSSTQAKEEKKEDESMENRESETDSFYEKSFETIENYVDADVDDTFRDSAIFSDIEEVLVAKPLSNQNPEECASFTSKIAPPIPAKKKTDLTLVNSQAYSATMKCKPSVAQKPNHLKVKSTVRKQKLDCRSSLKSPVTESTTCQYPKDSIHNNYLENGSEERDDVSAGQSQAGWVRKIVGQLQGHIET; translated from the exons ATAGACGATGCAGGAACGCTGATAGGCCGCTTTCTGGGAGCTCCGTAGCCTCCAGCACCTCGTCCAGTGGCTGCAGCAACCAGGGGAATACGTGCAATGTTAATCCTTATTTGGCGTCCGTCGAGTCCCTGGCTGATACCTGCGCCAGTTCTCAAG GTTCTGGAGACAGCGGAGTGGTGACAGTTTCGGAGTCGAATTGTCGGATTGGAAACGATGGCAGTGGTCAAAGGAGAAATAGCGCAGAGGAGGATCCACTGTTATATAAACCACGTTACTGCGATCCTCATCGAAATCCTATGGAAAGGGTGCTCCTCGAAATTGTTGATACCGAAGCGATATATGTGGAACATCTACGACAGATTATTCAA GGTTACCTTATATTTTGGAGAAACGATCCGGCATCGTTTGCGCATCAAATGCAATTGAGTGACTTATTTAGTAATATCGAAGATATTTTTGAATTCAATAG AGAATTCCTTAAAGAAATAGAAAAGTGTGGCTTGGACCCTGTTTGCATGGCAAACACATTTATAAAGCACAACTCAGGATTTAAAGTGTATACAGAGTATTGTACTAATTATCCAAG GACAGTTTCTGTTTTGACTGATCTAATGGGTCAAGAAGAAACTGCACATGCATTTCGAGAGAGGCAAGCAGCTTTGGGACACGCGTTACCTCTTGGATCATTTCTTTTGAAACCTGTTCAAAGGATTCTCAAGTACCATTTACTTTTAGAG AATTTATCGAAGGAGTATGGagcagactgtgaattgagagaaAATGAGGCTGAAGGAAGAAAGGCGATCGAAGAAGCTTTAGCTGCGATGACTGGCATTGCTAAGCATATTAATGCAATGAAGAGAAGACACGAGCACGCCGTGCGTGTTCAAGAGATACAGTCACTTCTTTATGGTTGGCCTGGTCCAGATTTAACTACCAGCGGAGAATTAGTCGCAGAGGGTCGATTCAGAATGCGAGGAGCAAAAGCTCCTAGACACGCTTTCTTGTTTGACCGTATGCTTCTACTTACCAAGAAGAAAGAAGATGGACTTCTAGTTTACAAAGCTCATATTATG TGTTCGAACTTAATGCTCATCGAGAGCATACCAGGAGAACCACTTAGTTTTCACGTGATTCCATTTGATAATCCTCGTCTGCAGTATACTTTACAG gcACGAAATTTGGAACAAAAGAGAGAATGGACTCTACAAATAAAGAGGGTAATTCTTGAAAATTACAATGCAGTCATACCTTCCCATGCAAGACAGTTAGTTTTACAACTTGGCCAGACGCAACCAGAag ACGACGCTTTAGCTGATAAAGGATCAGCAAAAAAACAATATTCTGCGCCACCGGAGTACTTAGAGAAACGTAAGCAGGAAAGAGAAAGGAGGAGATCTGAGACTGGACTTAGACAGAGATTTAAGAAAAATGGCAGAAAGTCTGAGACTACAAATGAG GATTCTCCAGCATCCCCAAGAAAGAATCAGAATGAGGACTCTATCAACGACAGAGATCAAGGTCTCAGAACTTCAGATGGACGCGGATCGAAAGTTAAG GATCGCTTTACCGGATGGAGGAGAAAATCTGAACCAGGTTTCCAATCCTACGTATCTCTCAATCAATCTGATGAGGAGCAAAAAGAGGATACGTGTGACACTGGATCTGCTACAGTGGAAACTGAGTGCGCCATAACTGAAAATGACCATCATCCATGTAATTCTCCAACATACGAAACCAAAGAGAACACCGAGCAACAATCTCAAGCGCAAACGGTTGAAGAAATAGTGGGTCATATCCTGATGCAGAATCAAGAATTTCAGAAGCTCCTCGAGAAACAGCGAACGAACAGTATTCTCAACGTCAGACAACAGCAGCGTTTCAACAAACGCATCTCTGCAGACACTTCCGATGACAGCGACTCTGAAAATGTTAATTATATCACTGAAAAAGCAAATAATAACAGAATGTTATCACGTGCCCGCATAACACAACGAGACCGACTGGTTACAACGAATAACACCTGGAACTCGTTATCCTCTTCCAGAGATCATCAACCTGCGTTACAACTATTTTATGACAACCTAAACAAGAAAGAGAGCAACAAACTAGCTGAGAATagtctaaaaaataaaataaatcgtgTGCAGGAGAAAAAGGCACTATTTGAAGCATTCAAAAAGCAAAGCATTGTTACAGAGAGCAAAATCATTAAGACTGCACTTAGGATAAGAGAGAATTCAACGTCCAAGAGCGATGAACCTGTTCTGACACCCACTTCAAAGGAATCAAATGCACAAATTGTGGAGAACGACAACGAAATATCTGTGAATGGTGACTGTCTGTGTCCAGAAAATTCCCAAGAGATCACAGAGTCTAACAAAGGGTTTGGGAACTACGACAATCTGCAACATGTTTGGGAAGGTCTGCAGGAAGAAAAGGATATAGACGGAAACGACAGCCCGACTCGGCCAGCGGTTTGGCTAACGAAACGTTGCGAAGGACTACCTACTTCTCCTCAAAAGTGTGGCTCCCTTCCACGCAGTTTTCAAATCAATCCCAACTCGAATCAAAATGTGACCAAAACACGATTCTTGCAGAGAGACGGAAAGCCGATGAGCGAGAGACCTTTCACGATAGCCTCGGACAAGCCTGCTGAGATCAATTTGGAGGACATGGAAAGGTACGCCTCCAGCTGTCAGCCTCAGGGAAGAATTGCCAAGTTTCCTACATCTGCCTCTACTTCCACTTCGACATTCTTCTGCTCCTTGGATGAAACATTAACCGATGCTTATTCCGAAATCCATATGTCTTCTACGAACACCAACATCCATCCGGATCACAAAATTTATAGGGCAAACGTAAGTGGCAGCGCTATATTCAAAAATGTCCTTTCAAAAGCGGGAAATCGTCTGCAAGGCTTAAGGAACACGATGAGTACGGAGACTCTAGAATGTAGCGAGGAGCTTGAACGAACCAAGTATTTTCGTTCCCTCAGTACAGGTAAGTCAAAAAAGAAAAGCAAGTTAAAGCACTCCAGAGAAGCTTCGTCAGATGTAGAAGAGCTTGTAGGCTGCGCTGCTAGGGGAACTTCAGACCAGAGGATCCTTTCTCTCTATTATAAACAAGGAAGCGCCAGGCTAGGTGCTCGAATCGCTCAGTCTGACTATGCAGATCCTACAATACTGTTCTCTGAGAGTAAGAGACTTGGACAAATGGCAAATAGTTCAACACAAGCCAAGGAAGAGAAGAAGGAAGATGAGAGCATGGAGAATAGAGAGAGCGAAACAGACAGCTTTTACGAGAAGTCCTTtgaaacgattgagaattatgttGATGCGGATGTGGACGATACGTTCCGGGACAGTGCAATATTTAGCGACATAGAAGAAGTGTTGGTGGCGAAGCCGCTTTCTAATCAAAATCCAGAAGAATGCGCATCTTTCACAAGCAAAATCGCCCCACCAATTCCTGCAAAGAAAAAAACAGACTTAACTCTAGTGAATTCTCAGGCATACAGTGCAACGATGAAGTGCAAACCGAGTGTTGCTCAGAAGCCTAACCACTTAAAGGTGAAGTCAACGGTCCGAAAGCAAAAATTGGATTGTAGAAGTTCATTAAAATCTCCTGTGACTGAAAGTACTACGTGTCAATATCCCAAGGACAGTATACATAATAATTATCTGGAAAACGGTAGTGAAGAAAGAGATGATGTATCGGCTGGACAAAGCCAGGCTGGATGGGTACGGAAGATTGTGGGTCAGTTACAAGGTCACATCGAAACGTAA